From the Halorhabdus utahensis DSM 12940 genome, one window contains:
- a CDS encoding TDT family transporter, whose amino-acid sequence MSASTTRTGRTESRLAGIPEYFGPQWFGSTMGTGALGVALALVAAEYSLGPVATLAQFFVVLTAILTTVFTIPWVLRIVTHPDQVRTDLSHPIRSQFFPTMPITLIVLGVGIARTMQGVLPAPVLESVLVGLFVTGSIGIFGFGLLLVTIMFVNNNIGTHHGVFAWYIPPVSHLVIPLLGFWLVENYYAGSALGQFIFVVSLMALGVGSFMFIFFGSIILHRYAYESLPEEKLAPTFVIGLAPTAVLVIAIGRFIRALQAGVGFDLAVEPIVASMKLLAIVLWGFSAWWFLLTVAVLAYYLSRRDHPFFFTWWAYTFPTGAFAISAGVMGHLLEVAAFEAILAGVTGLLVIVWTVTALFTTRMILRGHAFTPE is encoded by the coding sequence ATGAGCGCATCGACGACACGGACCGGACGGACGGAGTCGCGGCTGGCCGGTATCCCGGAGTACTTTGGACCGCAGTGGTTCGGTTCGACGATGGGGACCGGTGCCTTGGGTGTGGCCCTTGCGCTGGTCGCTGCCGAGTACTCGCTCGGGCCGGTCGCCACGCTTGCACAGTTTTTCGTCGTGTTGACGGCCATTCTGACGACCGTCTTCACCATCCCCTGGGTACTCCGAATCGTGACCCACCCGGATCAGGTCCGGACGGATCTGTCACATCCGATCCGGAGTCAGTTCTTCCCGACGATGCCGATTACGCTGATCGTTCTCGGTGTTGGCATTGCTCGGACGATGCAGGGTGTTCTTCCGGCCCCTGTTCTCGAATCAGTGCTGGTCGGGTTGTTCGTGACTGGCAGTATCGGTATCTTTGGGTTCGGACTCCTGTTGGTCACGATCATGTTTGTCAATAATAATATCGGCACCCACCACGGTGTATTCGCGTGGTATATTCCACCAGTTTCGCATCTCGTGATCCCGCTGTTGGGGTTCTGGCTGGTCGAAAACTACTACGCCGGGAGTGCACTCGGCCAGTTCATCTTCGTCGTCTCATTGATGGCGCTCGGCGTCGGGAGCTTCATGTTCATTTTCTTCGGCTCGATCATCCTCCATCGCTACGCCTACGAGTCGTTGCCGGAGGAGAAACTCGCGCCGACGTTCGTGATCGGGCTCGCGCCGACGGCCGTCCTGGTCATTGCCATCGGACGGTTCATCCGTGCCCTCCAGGCGGGCGTCGGATTCGACCTCGCCGTCGAGCCCATCGTCGCGAGCATGAAACTGCTCGCGATCGTTCTCTGGGGCTTTTCAGCCTGGTGGTTCCTGTTGACGGTTGCGGTCCTGGCTTATTACCTCAGCCGTCGCGATCATCCGTTTTTCTTCACCTGGTGGGCCTACACGTTCCCGACTGGTGCCTTTGCGATCTCGGCGGGTGTGATGGGCCACCTCCTTGAGGTTGCGGCCTTTGAAGCGATCCTGGCCGGTGTCACCGGGCTGCTCGTGATCGTCTGGACCGTCACGGCCCTTTTTACCACCCGGATGATCCTCCGTGGGCACGCCTTCACACCGGAGTGA
- a CDS encoding helix-turn-helix domain-containing protein: MAQTFQEIVVTEATADRALERIFGLNTSEQAVYRALLAAAEPLSAEALAAELDCALATAYRYLETLEEHKLITEVTTRTGTQQPAVYEAVGPDRVAERMENCLERAYQQFSAEIDSVVLADEGCPPLDFPTV; the protein is encoded by the coding sequence ATGGCACAGACATTCCAGGAGATAGTGGTCACCGAGGCGACTGCGGATCGGGCGCTCGAACGCATCTTCGGGCTGAACACATCCGAACAGGCCGTCTATCGGGCGTTGCTCGCAGCGGCGGAGCCACTGAGTGCCGAAGCACTCGCTGCGGAACTGGACTGTGCGCTCGCGACTGCCTACCGGTATCTCGAGACGCTGGAGGAACACAAACTTATCACTGAGGTCACAACCCGGACAGGCACCCAGCAACCGGCTGTCTACGAGGCCGTCGGTCCTGATCGAGTGGCAGAGCGCATGGAGAACTGTCTCGAGCGCGCCTATCAACAGTTCTCGGCGGAAATCGACTCTGTTGTCCTGGCTGATGAAGGCTGTCCGCCCCTGGACTTCCCCACCGTCTGA
- the tsaA gene encoding tRNA (N6-threonylcarbamoyladenosine(37)-N6)-methyltransferase TrmO, with product MTFEVTQIGTVRNDFETPVGPEEMADHESTIVIDEDYAEGLYRIEDNDYVTVLWYLHESGEPSLRGPRRYGTERGIFACRSPNRPSPIGTTTVELLEREGRELRVHGLDAIDGTPVLDIKPYAPNFDRPDHVADRRENHGGRIEGPSADRDGRAREVGGDEQ from the coding sequence ATGACATTCGAAGTGACACAGATCGGCACGGTACGCAACGATTTCGAGACACCTGTCGGTCCCGAGGAGATGGCCGATCACGAGAGTACGATCGTCATCGACGAAGACTACGCCGAGGGGCTGTACCGTATCGAGGACAACGACTACGTCACTGTCCTGTGGTACCTCCACGAATCCGGCGAGCCGAGCCTTCGAGGGCCGCGACGCTACGGAACCGAACGTGGGATCTTCGCCTGCCGGAGTCCGAATCGCCCGAGCCCGATCGGGACGACTACCGTCGAGTTGCTGGAACGCGAGGGTCGGGAATTGCGGGTTCACGGACTCGACGCCATCGACGGGACGCCGGTGCTCGACATCAAGCCATACGCGCCCAACTTCGATCGACCCGACCATGTGGCCGACCGCCGCGAGAATCACGGTGGCCGAATCGAGGGTCCCAGCGCCGACCGTGATGGACGGGCGCGGGAGGTCGGCGGAGACGAACAGTGA
- a CDS encoding ZIP family metal transporter encodes MTGTKTGQTRRDRNALAVSAVTAIIFAGVLAAGSMTERTTLVLVVAFGFLAMVAGVTISLFVDFSTPERQVWAYGLASGAMLASAAALLAPKAIGRHPQYGGFAIALGYLLGYAGHELGHLLSHYDLPLNAAVSELTLHALAAGSIMGVVYGSLPDLSALFGFGILAHKFPAGFTGSEALKQSGIPRIVMIVPASAVAIAAIPLSILTPDLSAVVQAVFYGVSTGVFAHVAIDMLPECSHVGSHADSSGHGTIQCSRNIHRVRQYAVASTLSGAGAIFLLWQALAMG; translated from the coding sequence ATGACAGGAACGAAAACCGGACAAACACGACGGGATCGCAATGCATTGGCCGTCAGCGCTGTCACTGCGATCATCTTCGCCGGCGTGCTGGCGGCCGGGAGCATGACCGAACGCACGACGCTCGTCCTCGTCGTCGCTTTCGGCTTCCTCGCGATGGTCGCGGGCGTGACGATCAGTCTATTTGTGGATTTCAGTACGCCGGAACGACAGGTCTGGGCCTACGGCCTCGCCAGCGGCGCGATGCTCGCGAGCGCCGCAGCACTGCTCGCGCCGAAAGCCATCGGCCGCCACCCGCAGTACGGCGGATTCGCCATCGCGCTGGGATACCTCCTGGGGTACGCCGGCCACGAACTCGGCCACCTCCTCAGTCACTACGACCTTCCGTTGAACGCCGCCGTGAGTGAACTCACGTTACACGCCCTCGCGGCAGGGTCGATCATGGGCGTCGTCTACGGGTCCCTACCTGATCTCTCGGCGCTGTTTGGCTTTGGGATCCTCGCTCACAAGTTCCCGGCCGGCTTCACTGGGTCGGAAGCACTCAAACAGTCCGGAATCCCGCGGATCGTGATGATCGTCCCCGCCTCGGCAGTTGCGATCGCGGCGATCCCGCTGTCGATTCTGACGCCGGACCTCTCGGCTGTTGTCCAGGCAGTGTTCTATGGGGTTTCGACGGGTGTGTTCGCTCACGTCGCGATCGACATGTTGCCGGAGTGTTCCCATGTCGGCTCACATGCCGATTCCAGCGGTCATGGGACGATCCAGTGTTCGCGAAATATCCACCGAGTTCGGCAGTACGCCGTGGCGAGCACGCTTTCGGGCGCGGGGGCGATTTTCCTTCTATGGCAAGCGCTCGCGATGGGGTGA
- a CDS encoding peroxiredoxin, with protein sequence MESETDDASGIPLIGDEFPHLAVETTHGEIDLPDDYAGEWVVLFSHPGDFTPVCTTEFVAFEDRREEFEQRDANLIGLSVDRVHSHLKWVDWIEEEIGVEIGFPIIADESGRVGEQLGMIQSGAGTSTVRAVFVVDPDGVVRQVLYYPEEIGRNIDEILRSLDALQKSDDEGVATPANWPENDRFDDRVLLPPPGSRGAVEQRESEADDEGYEQYDWWFTLSEQ encoded by the coding sequence ATGGAATCCGAGACAGATGACGCGAGCGGTATCCCGTTGATTGGCGATGAGTTCCCCCACCTTGCAGTCGAGACGACGCACGGGGAGATCGACCTCCCTGACGATTACGCGGGCGAGTGGGTCGTGCTCTTCAGCCATCCGGGCGACTTCACGCCGGTCTGTACGACAGAGTTCGTCGCCTTCGAGGACCGACGCGAGGAGTTCGAGCAACGCGATGCCAATCTGATCGGCCTCTCGGTCGATCGCGTCCACTCTCACCTCAAGTGGGTCGACTGGATCGAAGAAGAGATCGGCGTCGAGATCGGCTTCCCGATCATTGCCGACGAGAGCGGCCGGGTCGGCGAACAACTCGGCATGATCCAGTCCGGTGCCGGGACGAGTACTGTCCGGGCCGTCTTCGTCGTCGATCCCGATGGCGTCGTCCGGCAGGTGCTGTACTACCCCGAGGAGATCGGCCGCAACATCGACGAGATCCTGCGTTCGCTGGACGCCCTCCAGAAGAGCGACGACGAGGGCGTCGCCACGCCGGCGAACTGGCCCGAAAACGACCGCTTCGACGATCGCGTCCTCCTGCCGCCGCCGGGGAGTCGCGGGGCAGTCGAACAGCGCGAGAGCGAGGCCGACGACGAGGGCTACGAGCAGTACGACTGGTGGTTTACCCTCTCCGAGCAGTAG
- a CDS encoding lipoate--protein ligase family protein, producing the protein MTEESTAGARQTDEPWTIIDSGTYSEATQQALERVLLDRVASGDIGPTLRIWYRDSPAVALGRFQAYADEVAPAYVEREGIDVVRRITGGGAMFVQPGAVVTYSLYLPAEMVSDDIRGSYADLDRWAIDALRNLGVHAAHEPLNDIAHAEGKIGGSAQRRTDGAVLHHTTMSYDLDIAEMLRVLRIGEQKVSDKAISSAEKRVAKIADHADATRSDVVGALKREVREQAGATKRALTEDELASAQKLVEEQFDTAEWNRQL; encoded by the coding sequence ATGACTGAGGAATCTACGGCTGGGGCACGCCAGACCGACGAGCCCTGGACGATTATCGACTCGGGGACCTACAGCGAGGCCACCCAGCAGGCGCTCGAACGCGTCCTGCTCGACCGCGTCGCAAGCGGCGATATCGGGCCGACGCTACGGATCTGGTATCGCGACTCGCCGGCGGTAGCGCTCGGGCGCTTCCAGGCCTACGCCGACGAGGTCGCCCCCGCGTACGTCGAACGCGAGGGGATCGACGTCGTCCGGCGGATCACCGGCGGCGGCGCGATGTTCGTCCAGCCGGGGGCGGTCGTCACCTACTCGCTGTACCTGCCCGCCGAGATGGTGAGCGACGACATCCGGGGGAGCTATGCCGACCTCGACCGGTGGGCTATCGACGCGCTCCGAAACCTGGGCGTCCACGCCGCCCACGAGCCACTGAACGACATCGCTCATGCCGAGGGCAAGATCGGTGGCTCGGCACAGCGTCGAACCGACGGTGCTGTCCTGCATCACACGACGATGAGTTACGACCTCGACATCGCGGAGATGCTCCGGGTCCTCCGGATCGGTGAACAGAAAGTTTCCGATAAGGCGATCAGTTCTGCCGAGAAGCGCGTCGCCAAAATCGCCGATCACGCCGACGCCACGCGTTCGGACGTCGTCGGGGCACTGAAACGGGAGGTCCGCGAGCAGGCAGGCGCGACCAAGCGCGCGCTTACTGAGGACGAGCTCGCGAGCGCACAGAAACTCGTCGAAGAGCAGTTCGACACTGCCGAGTGGAACCGACAGCTCTGA
- a CDS encoding ARMT1-like domain-containing protein → MSRSPSRPNSSNRSNPSPNRPGRASFRRSKRSERQRWRQSRDGRQYYRLRPERHPVWTRTSTTGRACCDRRPTRPTTAFGGPATRDRRQRGLEAADVILSKGQGNYELCRNVDAPIYVLFMMKCDVVTADVGVPEGSIGASAPAVDADGD, encoded by the coding sequence ATGTCGAGGTCCCCTTCACGCCCGAACAGCTCGAACAGATCAAATCCGTCTCCGAACAGACCCGGACGAGCCTCATTCCGACGATCAAAGAGATCTGAGCGTCAGCGGTGGCGGCAATCGCGAGACGGTCGTCAGTATTATCGTTTACGACCAGAGAGACATCCAGTATGGACGCGAACCTCGACTACGGGCCGTGCATGCTGCGACAGGCGACCGACGCGGCCGACGACCGCTTTCGGCGGCCCTGCGACTCGCGATCGCCGGCAACGCGGTCTCGAAGCCGCCGACGTCATCCTCAGCAAGGGCCAGGGTAACTACGAGCTGTGCAGGAACGTCGACGCACCGATCTACGTCCTGTTTATGATGAAATGTGACGTCGTCACAGCGGATGTCGGCGTCCCCGAGGGCAGCATCGGCGCGAGCGCGCCGGCAGTCGACGCCGACGGGGACTGA
- a CDS encoding NAD(P)/FAD-dependent oxidoreductase codes for MTSQSIREDRDDSYVIIGDGVAGSSAADVLAEQTDDASITVLTAESEPLYNRILIKEYAKGTVPEETVQIHDQAWYDERDIDLELDTRVSTIETDDNAVVTAAGERYHYDKLLVATGGTPRSLPVPNADAEGVTSFWTIEDARRIREKAAAAETGTIVGGGLLGIDYAAIAAAQDVDASYLIREDRWFSRAMSETGAAIVHDALDERGVTPVLETTVDHFETDDDGHVVATVDSEGDVYDSDCVGVAIGTESNTAFLEGTPIPVDDGVLVDGRLQTDDPDVYAAGDVAQYHDRRLGRPVKNGSWGSAAAQGEHAAENMLAPAGAGEHFEFVPSYTVTHFSFPMASFGHPGLGETYRERTYGETEWRRLAFRDGMLVGGVLIGDLSVLQPLKELTASGRRVQGRAGELLAPTFDGLADVTAASPIASD; via the coding sequence ATGACATCACAGTCCATTCGAGAGGATCGCGACGACAGCTACGTCATCATCGGCGACGGCGTCGCCGGGAGTTCCGCGGCCGACGTCCTGGCCGAGCAGACCGACGACGCTTCGATCACCGTCCTGACTGCCGAGAGCGAGCCGCTGTACAACCGCATCCTCATCAAGGAGTACGCCAAAGGGACCGTCCCCGAGGAGACAGTCCAGATCCACGACCAGGCGTGGTACGACGAGCGCGACATCGACCTCGAACTCGATACACGCGTGAGCACGATCGAAACCGACGACAACGCGGTCGTGACTGCGGCGGGCGAGCGCTACCACTACGACAAACTCCTCGTGGCGACGGGCGGGACACCGCGGTCGCTGCCCGTGCCCAACGCCGACGCCGAGGGCGTGACGTCGTTCTGGACGATCGAGGACGCACGCCGGATTCGGGAGAAGGCGGCGGCCGCCGAGACCGGGACGATCGTCGGCGGCGGCCTGCTTGGCATCGACTACGCCGCGATCGCGGCCGCCCAGGACGTCGACGCGAGCTACCTGATCCGCGAGGACCGGTGGTTCTCGCGAGCGATGTCCGAGACCGGCGCTGCAATCGTCCACGACGCCCTCGACGAACGCGGGGTCACACCCGTCCTCGAGACCACCGTCGATCACTTCGAGACCGACGACGACGGCCACGTCGTCGCGACGGTCGACTCCGAGGGTGACGTCTACGACAGCGACTGCGTCGGCGTCGCCATCGGAACCGAGTCCAACACCGCGTTCCTCGAGGGGACGCCGATACCGGTCGACGACGGCGTCCTCGTCGACGGTCGTCTCCAGACGGACGACCCCGACGTCTACGCGGCGGGTGACGTCGCACAGTACCACGACCGACGGCTCGGTCGGCCGGTCAAGAACGGCTCGTGGGGCAGCGCCGCCGCACAGGGCGAACACGCGGCCGAGAACATGCTTGCCCCCGCCGGGGCCGGCGAGCACTTCGAGTTCGTCCCCTCCTATACGGTGACGCACTTCTCGTTCCCGATGGCCTCCTTTGGCCACCCGGGCCTCGGGGAGACCTACCGCGAACGCACGTACGGCGAGACGGAGTGGCGACGGCTGGCCTTCCGGGACGGCATGCTCGTCGGCGGCGTCCTGATCGGGGACCTCTCCGTGCTCCAGCCGCTGAAAGAACTCACGGCGAGCGGTCGACGTGTCCAGGGGCGGGCGGGCGAACTCCTCGCGCCAACGTTCGACGGGCTCGCGGACGTCACGGCTGCGTCGCCGATCGCTTCCGACTGA
- a CDS encoding MBL fold metallo-hydrolase, whose product MTTVTILADNRVSGSRPKGIRAEWGFSAAVGDRLFDAGQSGIAAANARKLGVGPFETAVLSHGHYDHTKGLPAFVEELREIYVHPDAFEAKYHGEESIGLPYTREWLETHADITTHTDPIEVADGIVALGEIPREYPDSRTGERVDEGGQRVEDPVRDDQALAVEGEDGISLVLGCCHAGLRNTIAHAEAVLEDPVRTVVGGTHLRSPDPETIEAIVEWLDGRIERIAPTHCTGHVAERALEDAFGEDYRRIGVGSQIEL is encoded by the coding sequence ATGACCACCGTCACGATACTGGCGGACAACAGAGTCAGCGGCTCGCGGCCGAAGGGGATCCGCGCCGAGTGGGGGTTCTCGGCGGCGGTCGGCGACCGCCTGTTCGATGCCGGACAGTCGGGAATCGCCGCCGCAAACGCCCGCAAGCTCGGCGTCGGCCCCTTCGAGACGGCGGTACTGAGCCACGGCCACTACGATCACACGAAGGGACTGCCGGCGTTCGTCGAAGAACTCAGGGAGATCTACGTCCACCCCGACGCCTTCGAGGCGAAATACCATGGCGAGGAGTCGATCGGGCTCCCCTACACCCGCGAATGGCTCGAAACCCACGCCGACATCACCACCCACACAGACCCAATTGAGGTGGCGGACGGAATCGTCGCGCTCGGGGAGATTCCGCGGGAGTACCCCGATAGTAGAACGGGAGAACGAGTCGACGAGGGCGGCCAGCGCGTCGAGGACCCGGTCCGGGACGACCAGGCGCTGGCGGTCGAGGGTGAAGACGGCATCAGTCTCGTCCTCGGCTGCTGTCACGCTGGCCTCCGGAACACGATCGCCCATGCCGAGGCTGTGCTTGAGGACCCTGTCCGGACGGTCGTCGGTGGGACTCATCTCCGGTCGCCCGACCCCGAGACGATCGAAGCTATCGTGGAGTGGCTCGACGGTCGGATCGAGCGGATCGCGCCGACGCACTGTACTGGTCACGTGGCCGAGCGAGCACTCGAAGACGCCTTCGGCGAGGACTACCGTCGCATCGGCGTCGGCTCACAAATCGAACTGTAA
- the lpdA gene encoding dihydrolipoyl dehydrogenase: protein MIGAGPGGYVAAIRAGQLGLDVTLVEDDAVGGTCLNYGCIPSKALIHGADIAYEAANAEHLGVSADPTVDIDQLTGWKDDVVDQLTGGVEQLCHAQGVTVVDGVAEFVNNRRATITTDDGETAIDFGNAIVATGSRPIEIPDFPFDSEYVLDSRDALALDERPDSLVVIGAGYIGMELSTVFEKLGTDVTVVEMFDDVLSGYDDDISRLVRERAAEFGIDFRFGEMAASWEETDDGIVVHTEDEDGDRHSLEAEKVFVVGGREPVTDTANLQAAGIELDDDGFVKTDAQGRTTCERIFAIGDVVGEPMLAHKASREGEVAAEAIAGEPSVLDYQAMPAVVFTDPEVATVGMSENDARDDGYYPVVGRMPLASNGRALTLGDTEGFVRIVADRRTELILGAQIVGPNASELIAEVALAIEMDARLSDIAETVHTHPTLSEAVMEAAANARGEAIHTAD, encoded by the coding sequence ATCATCGGTGCCGGTCCCGGTGGCTACGTCGCGGCCATCCGCGCCGGGCAACTCGGCCTGGACGTGACGCTGGTCGAAGACGACGCCGTCGGTGGGACCTGTCTCAACTACGGATGTATCCCCTCGAAGGCGCTCATCCACGGCGCGGACATCGCCTACGAGGCCGCAAACGCCGAACACCTCGGGGTCAGCGCCGACCCGACGGTCGATATCGACCAGCTGACGGGCTGGAAGGACGACGTCGTCGACCAGCTTACCGGTGGCGTCGAGCAACTCTGTCACGCACAGGGCGTCACCGTCGTCGATGGCGTCGCCGAGTTCGTCAACAACCGGCGGGCGACGATCACGACTGACGACGGTGAGACGGCCATCGACTTCGGGAACGCGATCGTCGCGACGGGGAGCCGGCCGATCGAGATTCCGGACTTCCCCTTCGACAGCGAGTACGTCCTCGATTCGCGTGACGCCCTCGCCCTGGACGAGCGGCCCGATTCGCTGGTCGTCATCGGCGCGGGTTACATCGGCATGGAGCTTTCGACGGTCTTCGAAAAGCTCGGGACCGACGTCACGGTCGTCGAGATGTTCGACGACGTGCTCAGCGGCTACGACGACGACATCTCACGGCTCGTCCGGGAGCGCGCCGCCGAGTTCGGCATCGACTTTCGGTTCGGCGAGATGGCCGCGAGCTGGGAAGAGACTGACGACGGTATCGTCGTCCACACGGAAGACGAGGACGGCGATCGTCACTCCCTGGAGGCCGAGAAGGTCTTCGTTGTCGGCGGTCGCGAACCCGTCACCGACACCGCGAACCTCCAAGCGGCCGGGATCGAACTCGACGACGACGGCTTCGTCAAGACCGACGCCCAGGGCCGGACGACCTGCGAGCGCATCTTCGCGATCGGCGACGTCGTCGGCGAACCCATGCTCGCCCACAAGGCCAGCCGCGAGGGCGAAGTGGCCGCCGAAGCCATCGCCGGTGAACCGTCCGTCCTGGACTATCAGGCGATGCCTGCCGTCGTCTTCACCGACCCCGAGGTCGCGACTGTCGGTATGTCCGAAAACGACGCCCGCGACGACGGGTATTACCCCGTCGTGGGCCGGATGCCCCTCGCGAGCAACGGCCGGGCGCTAACACTTGGCGACACAGAAGGCTTCGTCCGCATCGTCGCCGACCGACGCACGGAATTGATCCTGGGCGCACAGATCGTCGGCCCGAACGCCTCCGAGTTGATCGCCGAGGTCGCTCTCGCCATCGAGATGGACGCCCGCCTGTCCGACATCGCCGAAACCGTCCACACCCACCCGACGCTCTCGGAAGCCGTCATGGAGGCCGCCGCGAACGCCCGTGGCGAGGCGATCCACACCGCGGACTGA
- a CDS encoding ArsR/SmtB family transcription factor: protein MIEHTEDSLYEQQADLCTVFSNAKRLKLLDLLMDDSERTVTELQEATGIPQSTVSRHLKLMRDQGVVTKRNDGVHSYYTLSDERVATSMELMRDVLIDRLEHDDQLAVPE, encoded by the coding sequence ATGATCGAGCACACGGAAGATTCGCTGTACGAGCAGCAAGCGGATCTCTGTACGGTATTCTCTAACGCGAAGCGACTCAAACTGCTCGATCTGCTCATGGACGACAGCGAACGAACAGTCACCGAACTCCAAGAGGCGACCGGGATCCCACAATCAACCGTCTCACGGCATCTAAAGTTGATGCGCGATCAGGGAGTGGTAACAAAGCGCAACGACGGCGTCCACAGCTACTACACGCTGAGCGACGAGCGAGTCGCGACGAGCATGGAACTGATGCGCGACGTACTGATCGACCGACTCGAACACGACGACCAGCTCGCAGTCCCCGAGTAA
- a CDS encoding NifB/NifX family molybdenum-iron cluster-binding protein: MNQTTNHRDTSNSNQQHMTICMPITDGDGLDASVSHHFGRAPAFAVYDPDAETVDVVDNDSHHHGGDKSPPNVVAETGAETLICGNLGGKAAERFDAMGIDVYCDADGTVGDAIEALRDGELTPVGPDDDGCDHEGGGHHDEDGGHGHGGGGHSHSDGDHDHDGDDHHDV, from the coding sequence GTGAATCAAACGACGAACCATCGCGACACCAGCAATTCGAACCAACAACACATGACAATCTGCATGCCGATCACCGACGGTGACGGTCTCGACGCATCAGTATCCCATCACTTCGGTCGCGCACCCGCCTTCGCGGTGTACGACCCCGACGCGGAGACAGTCGACGTCGTCGACAACGACAGCCACCACCACGGCGGCGATAAATCCCCGCCGAACGTCGTCGCCGAGACGGGCGCGGAGACGCTGATCTGTGGCAATCTCGGCGGGAAGGCCGCCGAGCGCTTCGACGCGATGGGGATCGACGTCTACTGTGACGCCGACGGAACGGTCGGGGACGCCATCGAGGCACTCCGGGACGGCGAGTTGACACCGGTCGGGCCGGACGACGACGGATGTGACCACGAAGGCGGTGGCCATCATGACGAGGACGGCGGGCACGGACACGGCGGTGGCGGTCACAGCCACAGCGACGGCGATCACGACCACGACGGAGACGACCACCACGACGTATGA
- a CDS encoding carboxymuconolactone decarboxylase family protein codes for MSKSDELAEMKQSLHQLVGEAENLEGFAGYVEATESPGALDTKAKELMSLAVGCVARCEHCVLWHMDGALEAGATREEVIETLEVAVLMGGGPAMTYAIEAYEILEELEAEKDA; via the coding sequence ATGTCGAAATCCGACGAACTCGCCGAGATGAAGCAAAGTCTCCACCAACTCGTTGGCGAAGCCGAGAACCTCGAAGGGTTCGCTGGCTACGTCGAAGCCACAGAGAGCCCGGGGGCGCTCGATACGAAGGCCAAGGAACTCATGTCCCTGGCTGTCGGGTGTGTGGCGCGGTGTGAACACTGCGTCCTCTGGCACATGGACGGCGCGCTCGAGGCCGGTGCGACCCGCGAGGAGGTCATCGAGACGCTCGAAGTCGCCGTCCTGATGGGCGGCGGTCCGGCGATGACCTACGCGATCGAGGCCTACGAGATCCTCGAGGAACTAGAAGCCGAAAAGGACGCCTGA
- a CDS encoding YeiH family protein — MRRSVARVFPGIVLLALGGGLAQLLAGTVVPINELIVAVGLGALLANTVGTPAWAKGGIATHKLWLETGIVLMGARIAIGQLFSVGPSLLVFVVGFLTISLVIGEAIARNVFRINERLGSLLAAGYAVCGVSAIVAVSGSVRAKSEQIAYAVATILLFDAATLAVYPIIGRRLELPDIVFGTWAGVSMVSTGPVIAAGFAYSPQAGEWATVTKLGRNVFIGVVAVLYAVYYARQRDTGQAGGASWRYLWEEFPKFVIGFLAMAGIASLGLLSSDDVALLTSGYQGLFLVAFVGLGMEIDLRKMRSVGIKPVLVVFSSLLVVSLLSLLASMLLFG; from the coding sequence ATGAGACGATCAGTCGCTCGGGTGTTTCCCGGCATAGTGTTGCTCGCACTCGGCGGTGGGCTCGCACAGTTGCTTGCGGGGACAGTCGTGCCGATCAATGAATTGATCGTGGCGGTTGGGCTCGGTGCACTCCTCGCCAATACGGTCGGCACTCCGGCCTGGGCGAAAGGCGGCATCGCAACGCACAAGCTCTGGCTGGAAACCGGTATCGTCCTCATGGGCGCACGGATCGCGATCGGACAGCTGTTCAGCGTCGGGCCGTCACTGCTGGTGTTCGTCGTCGGGTTTCTGACGATCAGCCTTGTGATCGGTGAGGCGATCGCACGCAATGTCTTCCGGATCAACGAGCGGTTGGGGTCGCTGTTGGCGGCCGGGTACGCCGTGTGTGGGGTTTCAGCCATCGTCGCCGTCTCCGGCAGCGTCCGCGCCAAAAGCGAGCAGATCGCCTACGCCGTCGCGACGATTCTGCTGTTCGATGCCGCCACGCTGGCGGTCTATCCGATCATCGGTCGCCGCCTCGAGTTACCGGACATCGTCTTTGGCACCTGGGCCGGAGTCAGTATGGTTTCGACGGGGCCCGTCATCGCAGCCGGTTTCGCCTATTCGCCACAGGCCGGAGAGTGGGCCACCGTGACGAAACTCGGCCGGAACGTCTTCATCGGGGTCGTCGCCGTCCTCTATGCGGTGTATTATGCCCGACAACGCGATACCGGACAGGCCGGCGGTGCCAGTTGGCGATACCTCTGGGAGGAGTTTCCCAAGTTCGTCATCGGCTTTCTCGCAATGGCAGGAATCGCGAGTCTCGGGTTGCTTTCTTCGGACGACGTTGCACTCCTCACGTCGGGCTACCAGGGGTTGTTCCTCGTGGCGTTCGTCGGTCTCGGCATGGAGATCGACCTCCGGAAGATGCGGTCGGTCGGGATCAAACCAGTGTTGGTCGTCTTCTCGTCGCTGCTCGTCGTGAGCTTGCTCTCCTTGCTCGCGTCGATGCTGCTGTTCGGTTGA